A part of Oreochromis niloticus isolate F11D_XX unplaced genomic scaffold, O_niloticus_UMD_NMBU tig00008474_pilon, whole genome shotgun sequence genomic DNA contains:
- the LOC109198248 gene encoding RING finger protein 145-like isoform X1, with protein sequence MAYMICQFFHMDFWLLIIISSSILTSLQVAVCVVCYGVSETVFGEWSVMGSTIILVHSYYNVWLRAQLGWQSFLFRRDAVNKIKSLPTASNTQLEQYNDICAICFQDMTSAVFTPCSHFFHAGCLMPSLSFTTKSQSPTNGGATRGTPAANQNPAGQEEGTLLDDRKEGASVKQEGDNETATSAGETSSSTSPTGMSAPLPIVKPPLSSSSCSSSPLATDSVLHQSPADHPSASSFSTSYTSDTPDAPASLCHSVSTFHQPTSQVLT encoded by the exons ATGGCTTATATGATCTGCCAGTTCTTCCACATGGACTTCTGgcttctcatcatcatctcctcctcaatCCTCACCTCTCTCCAG GTTGCGGTGTGCGTGGTGTGCTATGGTGTATCAGAGACTGTATTTGGCGAGTGGAGTGTGATGGGAAGCACCATCATCTTGGTCCACTCGTACTATAACGTCTGGCTCAGAGCCCAGCTGGGCTGGCAGAGCTTCCTGTTCAGGAGAGATGCTGTAAACAAGATAAAAAGCCTCCCTACAGCTAGCAATACACAGCTGGAGCAGTATAATGACATCTGTGCTATCTGCTTCCAG GACATGACCAGTGCTGTGTTCACTCCGTGCAGTCATTTCTTCCACGCTGGCTGTCTGATGCCCTCTCTGTCGTTCACAACCAAGAGCCAATCACCAACTAACGGTGGAGCTACCCGAGGTACacctgcagccaatcagaacccTGCAGGACAGGAAGAAGGCACTCTACTGGATGACAGGAAAGAGGGAGCGTCAGTAAAGCAGGAGGGAGATAATGAAACTGCCACATCAGCAGGGGAAACCTCCTCTTCCACCTCCCCCACTGGCATGTCTGCTCCCCTGCCCATCGTCAAACCTCCATTATCATCTTcctcttgttcttcttctcctcttgcaACTGATTCTGTGCTCCACCAGTCCCCTGCAGATCACCCTTCTGCATCTTCTTTCTCTACCTCTTACACATCAGACACACCCGACGCTCCTGCATCTCTCTGCCATTCTGTCTCCACCTTTCACCAACCAACTTCACAGGTACTGACCTAA
- the LOC109198248 gene encoding RING finger protein 145-like isoform X3, protein MDEVIYCVAVCVVCYGVSETVFGEWSVMGSTIILVHSYYNVWLRAQLGWQSFLFRRDAVNKIKSLPTASNTQLEQYNDICAICFQDMTSAVFTPCSHFFHAGCLMPSLSFTTKSQSPTNGGATRGTPAANQNPAGQEEGTLLDDRKEGASVKQEGDNETATSAGETSSSTSPTGMSAPLPIVKPPLSSSSCSSSPLATDSVLHQSPADHPSASSFSTSYTSDTPDAPASLCHSVSTFHQPTSQVLT, encoded by the exons ATGGATGAAGTCATATATTGT GTTGCGGTGTGCGTGGTGTGCTATGGTGTATCAGAGACTGTATTTGGCGAGTGGAGTGTGATGGGAAGCACCATCATCTTGGTCCACTCGTACTATAACGTCTGGCTCAGAGCCCAGCTGGGCTGGCAGAGCTTCCTGTTCAGGAGAGATGCTGTAAACAAGATAAAAAGCCTCCCTACAGCTAGCAATACACAGCTGGAGCAGTATAATGACATCTGTGCTATCTGCTTCCAG GACATGACCAGTGCTGTGTTCACTCCGTGCAGTCATTTCTTCCACGCTGGCTGTCTGATGCCCTCTCTGTCGTTCACAACCAAGAGCCAATCACCAACTAACGGTGGAGCTACCCGAGGTACacctgcagccaatcagaacccTGCAGGACAGGAAGAAGGCACTCTACTGGATGACAGGAAAGAGGGAGCGTCAGTAAAGCAGGAGGGAGATAATGAAACTGCCACATCAGCAGGGGAAACCTCCTCTTCCACCTCCCCCACTGGCATGTCTGCTCCCCTGCCCATCGTCAAACCTCCATTATCATCTTcctcttgttcttcttctcctcttgcaACTGATTCTGTGCTCCACCAGTCCCCTGCAGATCACCCTTCTGCATCTTCTTTCTCTACCTCTTACACATCAGACACACCCGACGCTCCTGCATCTCTCTGCCATTCTGTCTCCACCTTTCACCAACCAACTTCACAGGTACTGACCTAA
- the LOC109198248 gene encoding RING finger protein 145-like isoform X2 gives MHQHCLCLTVSDLLPHQVAVCVVCYGVSETVFGEWSVMGSTIILVHSYYNVWLRAQLGWQSFLFRRDAVNKIKSLPTASNTQLEQYNDICAICFQDMTSAVFTPCSHFFHAGCLMPSLSFTTKSQSPTNGGATRGTPAANQNPAGQEEGTLLDDRKEGASVKQEGDNETATSAGETSSSTSPTGMSAPLPIVKPPLSSSSCSSSPLATDSVLHQSPADHPSASSFSTSYTSDTPDAPASLCHSVSTFHQPTSQVLT, from the exons ATGCATCAGCACTGTCTCTGCCTCACTGTCAGTGATTTGTTACCTCACCAGGTTGCGGTGTGCGTGGTGTGCTATGGTGTATCAGAGACTGTATTTGGCGAGTGGAGTGTGATGGGAAGCACCATCATCTTGGTCCACTCGTACTATAACGTCTGGCTCAGAGCCCAGCTGGGCTGGCAGAGCTTCCTGTTCAGGAGAGATGCTGTAAACAAGATAAAAAGCCTCCCTACAGCTAGCAATACACAGCTGGAGCAGTATAATGACATCTGTGCTATCTGCTTCCAG GACATGACCAGTGCTGTGTTCACTCCGTGCAGTCATTTCTTCCACGCTGGCTGTCTGATGCCCTCTCTGTCGTTCACAACCAAGAGCCAATCACCAACTAACGGTGGAGCTACCCGAGGTACacctgcagccaatcagaacccTGCAGGACAGGAAGAAGGCACTCTACTGGATGACAGGAAAGAGGGAGCGTCAGTAAAGCAGGAGGGAGATAATGAAACTGCCACATCAGCAGGGGAAACCTCCTCTTCCACCTCCCCCACTGGCATGTCTGCTCCCCTGCCCATCGTCAAACCTCCATTATCATCTTcctcttgttcttcttctcctcttgcaACTGATTCTGTGCTCCACCAGTCCCCTGCAGATCACCCTTCTGCATCTTCTTTCTCTACCTCTTACACATCAGACACACCCGACGCTCCTGCATCTCTCTGCCATTCTGTCTCCACCTTTCACCAACCAACTTCACAGGTACTGACCTAA